Sequence from the Papilio machaon chromosome 26, ilPapMach1.1, whole genome shotgun sequence genome:
GTGTATCCTTGCAGAGGAATGCAGATAATTTCTGCACAATTCCACCTAAAGGTAAAGCCTCGTACTCCCCGATGTCAGTAAGGAGAGGAAAATATAGTAGATAAGTTTCACAGAGCAACCTGAACAAAGTTGACCTGGTATAGGTGTGCTTCGTGCCGGGCGCTAGCAGTATGGCAACACCGGTCTTCTTCATGTATTCCGGTCTTTTGGAGTTCATTATGACGAAGGTGCCGCCCCCCTGCGAGAATCCAATGTAGTTGAGTTTAGTGGACTTTGTATGACGCAAAATATAATCGATGGAGGCTGGGATGTCGTAATATCCAAATTCTAAGTTGCTGAAATCCCAAAAATCTTTATCTACATCAGGATCGAGGTTGATGTGTCGTCTCGAGTAATAGTTTCCTCGTATATTGGGGAGCCAAAGATCGTAGCAGAGGTCCGATATGAGGTAAGCTAGGCCGGCGTTGGGACCTGAATCCAAGAAGCTATCTGAGCTCATGAGTAGACCGTGCATCAGGAGAACTGGTGGCTTCCTTATCAGTCGTCTGCAGTGTCTGCCTTTAGTTATTCGAAACATTGTCAAGATGTAGCCATCTTCAGTGATGACTGTATGCTGCTCGGATACGTAGCCATGCCTTGTAGCCAATTCAGTAAAGTTTAACGAAGACATTGATGGATACATCAGATTGAATTTCAGCGGCTTTTCTACACCTGCTTCTATGTCtcccaaaatatttttaaacattattaaagacagaggcaatataaaaattgcattTGTTATCGGTGACATTGTTGTACTGAACGCAGCAGAAGCTAGTCGCTATATTTAAGAGCATTTCTATCTAGTTTTCTAATTGTAAACTCTATTACAAGTAATTAAGGTTACGATTACATATGTAATGGAAGTGTTAAAATGACTTTTGACATTCACAACTGTcggattaatttattatttaaataaatacttttattaggCATAACTACTGGAGCAATATATTATGAGAATTATATTTGTAGCACATGCggaagtaataatttttttttaactctgaCCATGGATTAACCGGTTCAAACAACTACACCGCGGACAAACAGAAGAatagacaataatttaaaaaaatcgtttttcgTTAAAATAAGGTAAACATATCATGTgttcgaaatattttttcaatattacacaCAGATACTTCAATGATATTAACTGTTGTGCTTAATGTGTCAGAGcctaaaaatcttaataagacAACTTAAATCTTAAAACTACATCTTGAATTTAcgtaaatttacataaatagacATACAAAAATGACATGTATTtgcagttattatttttgtatatttgtgaCTCTCATTGTTATTTGGCAGTGTACCCAAATGTGGGGTGCTATTAACTTATCTAAATACTAAAGGCGATAATCATCAGGTTAGTGGGTCTGTTCTAGTAGGTCGCACAAGATAATGTTcataagaaaaatgttaaaaaatgagAAGAATATTCCTTaaaaaagggtgagaagggaacgttgaataaaattagatcTCCGGTACGTACACTCACcagacgaaacgtggaattgtttccacttcacgcctgtcttctattTGGTAGTGGTATAACACTGTGCTAGCCGGCGTATTCGTCAACCTAACCATTAACGTTATTTCGGGCTTTGCcattgtgtaataaaaaatatgtgacgTAAGAATTAGACAAGAGGAAAAAATTgcttataaaaacttaaatttttaaaacatcattaagtgaatcataaaaaaaaatatactcgtaattaaaatgtatcaagGATAATCAAACAAACGTTgtggaaaaatacataaattatttgtgtaaaaatgaataagtCAAAGTCTTCAGCGTACACAGGTGCCGACCCGAACGTGGGTAATGAACTCTGAttacaatattcaataaaatattaaaaaagtatttgtttaaaataaaacgtaattaaaaaaaaattgaacacaatgcagatattattttcttatttagtattatctattttacagtttacagtgctgaataaaatttacaaaaacatggtCTCCTCTGTTTAATTGTCTTTGAAATAGGTAATACGATGATTGATGTTCCGCCAGTATAAACCCAACGTTAAAATTGCTCAGTTGATTACAAGCCattgaatacaatattttctatttttatataaagcagATTACTTTTCTTGGAAGTATAAAAGCATTgatattatatcttttatataatatcaatGCGTTATATCTTAACATTTATCCATCTTTCATTAAAGtatcttgttttattagaatCCGATTGTCAATCGCCTTTTCGTTACCAGTTATCTTTCTACTTTCATATATTTCACTACCTCTTCTCTACTACATTTAGACATACACAAATGAGTTTTTTAGAggtgcaaataaaaaatcaataaatatcttcgtttagtttttatttattaacgcgcaattataaagttttaagatCCCCGACTTTAAGGTCAtggttaaaagataaatatacgAATCCaacaaaaataagtataaaaatctaCTCACTATTCTTAAACAAATACTCCTTTATCTTAGGAAACATCTTCTCTTTAAGATGTTGATTATAAAGTACGTCGAGATGATTCCACCGTGAATCCTCAACATAATACAGCTCTACTAAGTTGGACAACTGCTTTGATAACCATTGCACGTCTTTTGGAGACGTGAGATGGTCGTTTTCACCGTGAATTATTACAACTGGTACATTGACAGCCTTAATATTATATGCAGGTGGCTCCTCCGCACCGTATACTTCTAAATTTACCTCTCTACCGTGATCGTATTTACTAAACCTGTCAGTACTTACACGTTGATAGTAAAATGACATTGATTTCACTGATGTCCCGGCAGGGAAATGGTTGGATAGAGTTTGTATAGTGGGAACACTGACTGCTCCTGGATGTTCTGAATCAATTAAGTACATAATAGACCTGCACAATGTGTCCGCAAGAATTTTGTTCTGACACAGCACGCCGGTAAGCTGCTGAAGGATGCCCCCTTGAGGGAGAGCTTCCAAATCTGATGCGCTGCTGATATACGGCTGTACAGTATCGTAGTATTTAGTGAACATTCTAAACATTATAGATTTTGTAGAATTCATTCTTGTAGCTGGATGTAACAGAATGGCTTGACTAACTTTATCACAGTATCCCGGTCTCTCCGAGCACATTATGACAAACATCATCCCGCCCTGAGAATAACCTATATAATTCAACGTCTTTGATTCCGTATTGTTAAGAATATAGTCTATTATAGCCGGGGCATCATAAACTCCGATTTCGTTCGGTGTGAAGTTCCAATATTCTGGGTCTTTTTttggattatattttaaatgttctttCGAGTAATGATTACCTCTGGCATTGCCGATCCAAACGTCGTAACACTCATCCGCTATGAGATACGCCAGGCCCGCCTCGGGACCTGAATCAATCCAGGCGTCCGAGCTTACGAGGAGCCCGTGCATCAGTAGAACTGGAGGTGATCTTACTGCTTTATCACAATTCTTACCTTTCGGTATTCTAAACATAGTCAAAATATACCCATCTTCGGAGACCACGATATGTTCTTCCGTATAATAACCATACAATGCTGTCGCTTCCGTAAAATTCAAAGAACTCACATTATTTgctttgttaataattattttaaatccagCAAATGCATtctgtaatattattgtaaaaataaccaAATATAACATCCACCAAAATAATTCTGATGCCATTGTAACAAGAACTGttcatatcaatatttatatcacataaaataaaattgactcATATCACACATTTAAACACACTTGACATCAAAGTATtctgtatgaaaatatttataattttatttgtaagttattttttttttgccacgAATAAGTTAGCGGACGCATGTAACATCTTTCAATGCCATGACAACAATGATAAAGATCAAAGGTATAGAGTGTGGACGCCGGTCAATTGTAAACTTGTATACATTGTACAATAAGTCAGTCACATACATGCGTGAAAATCGTAAGATGTATTTTGTGCATATGTTCAAGGGATACGATACATACGTAAAGGTTAGTTGATAAACTTTATTGACTGTTGCCTTTCAACACTTTTTTATCTCAATTGTATTGGTTgtgttaataaagttttattaactacgtagttattattatatcactaattattatcaattttaccGACCagtgaaattttaaagaatttgtaataaatactgTTTGTAGTTTCTTTAACaggaaaaatatgttaaacattCTGATCAATggtaaacacattttttttgtatcatcGTATCTCATAAAATCGCgtgattttgaaatttttacgTACCATTTACATATCAAATGTAGCAATATTTCcgattgatattattaagGAAACGTATACATTTCCtagaatattaatatgtttattttaatactaatatgtttacaaacataatttatttcacacaTTTCCGAGTGATTTTAGGCATTATATACAAAGACGGATTATATACATTTCCGTTAACATCGACGCACATgtagcaaaaataaataaac
This genomic interval carries:
- the LOC106716452 gene encoding lipase 3, which codes for MASELFWWMLYLVIFTIILQNAFAGFKIIINKANNVSSLNFTEATALYGYYTEEHIVVSEDGYILTMFRIPKGKNCDKAVRSPPVLLMHGLLVSSDAWIDSGPEAGLAYLIADECYDVWIGNARGNHYSKEHLKYNPKKDPEYWNFTPNEIGVYDAPAIIDYILNNTESKTLNYIGYSQGGMMFVIMCSERPGYCDKVSQAILLHPATRMNSTKSIMFRMFTKYYDTVQPYISSASDLEALPQGGILQQLTGVLCQNKILADTLCRSIMYLIDSEHPGAVSVPTIQTLSNHFPAGTSVKSMSFYYQRVSTDRFSKYDHGREVNLEVYGAEEPPAYNIKAVNVPVVIIHGENDHLTSPKDVQWLSKQLSNLVELYYVEDSRWNHLDVLYNQHLKEKMFPKIKEYLFKNSE
- the LOC106716453 gene encoding lipase 1 is translated as MFKNILGDIEAGVEKPLKFNLMYPSMSSLNFTELATRHGYVSEQHTVITEDGYILTMFRITKGRHCRRLIRKPPVLLMHGLLMSSDSFLDSGPNAGLAYLISDLCYDLWLPNIRGNYYSRRHINLDPDVDKDFWDFSNLEFGYYDIPASIDYILRHTKSTKLNYIGFSQGGGTFVIMNSKRPEYMKKTGVAILLAPGTKHTYTRSTLFRLLCETYLLYFPLLTDIGEYEALPLGGIVQKLSAFLCKDTLIASSGCRLALGLLYGPHPGSMETETVKVLFQHFPAGTSVKNMAWYGQSVNIDEFQNFDYGAIKNLQVYGSVQPPAFNLSLVEVPIVIIHGRNDFLASPADIEWLASKLPNLLEDFYVEEPLWNHFDMTYSRLTSKYILPKISEYLKKYSH